One region of Carassius gibelio isolate Cgi1373 ecotype wild population from Czech Republic chromosome A1, carGib1.2-hapl.c, whole genome shotgun sequence genomic DNA includes:
- the LOC128017174 gene encoding mediator of RNA polymerase II transcription subunit 19-B isoform X2 encodes MTEILSSLYGQPDSQGPAGPSALGCVSGKSRVTLSQNMGPMCFPHQMVDEGGPIRKPAAMNEPFYMLQELPMENELTGDTNLITHYNLEHAYNKFCGKKVKEKLSNFLPELPGMIDSPSIQDNSSMRSLIEKPPVCNNSFSPLSGAMLTGFRLHTGPLPEQYRLMHIQPQKKKNKHKHKHHRPQDPLPPDSDHKKKKKKKDDDPDRKKKKKDKKKKKNRRSPDQPGMTGAQPSSSSLR; translated from the exons ATGACAGAGATATTGTCCTCGCTGTATGGTCAGCCTGACTCACAGGGTCCAGCAGGGCCATCTGCGCTCGGCTGTGTATCTGGGAAGTCTCGGGTAACGTTATCCCAAAACATGGGTCCGATGTGTTTCCCTCATCAGATGGTGGATGAAGGGGGTCCGATCAGAAAACCCGCCGCGATGAACGAGCCCTTCTACATGCTGCAAGAACTGCCCA TGGAGAATGAGCTGACGGGAGACACAAATCTCATCACACACTACAACCTGGAGCACGCTTATAACAAGTTCTGTGGGAAGAAGGTGAAGGAGAAACTCAGCAACTTCCTCCCTGAGCTTCCTG GAATGATCGACAGCCCAAGCATTCAGGACAACAGCTCTATGCGATCTCTCATTGAGAAGCCACCAGTGTGCAACAACTCATTCAGTCCTCTCTCTGGGGCTATGCTGACTGGCTTCAGGCTACACACTGGccct TTACCAGAGCAGTACAGACTGATGCATATTcaaccacagaagaagaagaacaagcaCAAGCATAAACATCATCGGCCTCAGGATCCATTACCACCAG ATTCAGAccataagaagaagaagaaaaagaaggacGACGACCcggacagaaagaaaaagaagaaagataagaagaagaagaag AATCGCCGTAGCCCTGATCAGCCAGGCATGACTGGGGCTCAGCCCAGCAGCAGCAGCTTGAGATGA
- the LOC128017174 gene encoding mediator of RNA polymerase II transcription subunit 19-B isoform X1 has protein sequence MTEILSSLYGQPDSQGPAGPSALGCVSGKSRVTLSQNMGPMCFPHQMVDEGGPIRKPAAMNEPFYMLQELPMENELTGDTNLITHYNLEHAYNKFCGKKVKEKLSNFLPELPGMIDSPSIQDNSSMRSLIEKPPVCNNSFSPLSGAMLTGFRLHTGPLPEQYRLMHIQPQKKKNKHKHKHHRPQDPLPPETPSDSDHKKKKKKKDDDPDRKKKKKDKKKKKNRRSPDQPGMTGAQPSSSSLR, from the exons ATGACAGAGATATTGTCCTCGCTGTATGGTCAGCCTGACTCACAGGGTCCAGCAGGGCCATCTGCGCTCGGCTGTGTATCTGGGAAGTCTCGGGTAACGTTATCCCAAAACATGGGTCCGATGTGTTTCCCTCATCAGATGGTGGATGAAGGGGGTCCGATCAGAAAACCCGCCGCGATGAACGAGCCCTTCTACATGCTGCAAGAACTGCCCA TGGAGAATGAGCTGACGGGAGACACAAATCTCATCACACACTACAACCTGGAGCACGCTTATAACAAGTTCTGTGGGAAGAAGGTGAAGGAGAAACTCAGCAACTTCCTCCCTGAGCTTCCTG GAATGATCGACAGCCCAAGCATTCAGGACAACAGCTCTATGCGATCTCTCATTGAGAAGCCACCAGTGTGCAACAACTCATTCAGTCCTCTCTCTGGGGCTATGCTGACTGGCTTCAGGCTACACACTGGccct TTACCAGAGCAGTACAGACTGATGCATATTcaaccacagaagaagaagaacaagcaCAAGCATAAACATCATCGGCCTCAGGATCCATTACCACCAG AAACGCCGTCAGATTCAGAccataagaagaagaagaaaaagaaggacGACGACCcggacagaaagaaaaagaagaaagataagaagaagaagaag AATCGCCGTAGCCCTGATCAGCCAGGCATGACTGGGGCTCAGCCCAGCAGCAGCAGCTTGAGATGA
- the LOC128017166 gene encoding thioredoxin-related transmembrane protein 2-B has product MALLTPLFAFLYHLPQVYKWLLKPYYIASLFMSVAFLLVRKTPGICEHLSTQREDGNSCDFDWREVEILMFLSAIVMMKNRRAITIEQHLGNIILFSKVANVILFFRLDIRLGLLYLTLCIVFLMTCKPPLYMGPEYIKYFSDKTIDDELEKDNRVTWIVEFFANWSPECQSFASVYADLSLKYNCAGLKFGKVDIGRYSEVSKKYRVSTSPLSKQLPSLVLFQGGKEVMRRPQVDKKGRAVSWTFTEENIIREFNLNELYQKSKKLDKTKGEKFERPAESVFAPVPEEEEPEAETIAAMDTESKKDK; this is encoded by the exons atggCTTTATTAACACCTCTCTTCGCGTTTCTGTATCATTTGCCGCAGGTTTACAAATGGCTCCTAAAGCCGTACTACATCGCCTCGTTATTTATGTCTGTCGCGTTCCTGCTTGTCCGCAAAACACCTGGGATCTGCGAACACCTTTCGACGCAGCGCGAGGACGGCAATTCATGCGATTTTGACTGG agaGAGGTGGAGATACTGATGTTCTTAAGCGCCATAGTCATGATGAAGAACAGAAGAGCAA TTACCATTGAGCAGCACTTGGGGAACATCATCCTCTTTAGTAAAGTAGCCAATGTGATTCTGTTCTTCAGACTGGACATACGTTTGGGGCTTCTCTACTTGACATTGTGTATtg TTTTCCTGATGACCTGCAAACCCCCTCTCTACATGGGCCCTGAATACATCAAGTACTTCAGTGATAAAACCATTGAT gACGAGTTGGAGAAGGATAACAGAGTGACCTGGATCGTGGAGTTTTTTGCTAACTGGTCACCAGAGTGTCAGTCTTTCGCCTCGGTTTACGCTGATCTGTCCTTGAA GTACAACTGTGCAGGGCTGAAATTCGGCAAGGTGGACATCGGTCGTTACAGCGAAGTATCCAAAAA GTACAGGGTCAGCACTTCTCCGCTCTCGAAGCAGCTGCCCTCTCTGGTGCTCTTCCAGGGAGGAAAGGAAGTTATGAGGCGCCCTCAGGTGGACAAAAAGGGACGGGCAGTGTCCTGGACCTTCACAGAG GAAAACATCATCCGCGAGTTTAACCTCAACGAATTGTATCAGAAATCGAAAAAGCTTGACAAGACTAAAGGAGAGAAGTTCGAGAGGCCCGCTGAATCTGTGTTTGCCCCTGTGCCTGAAGAGGAGGAACCGGAGGCCGAGACCATCGCTGCGATGGACACAGAGAGCAAGAAGGACAAATAG
- the LOC128017122 gene encoding palmitoyltransferase ZDHHC5-A isoform X2, translating to MPSGSMSGGLSGPTSPPHPTVPSRRLRPSRYVPVSAATAFLVGSTTLFFCFTCPWLSEQFSAAVPIYNGIMFLFVLANFCMATFMDPGIFPRAEEDEDKEDDFRAPLYKTVEIRGIQVRMKWCSTCRFYRPPRCSHCSVCDNCVEDFDHHCPWVNNCIGRRNYRYFFLFLVSLTAHIMGVFGFGLLYILYHTQQLDRVHSAVTMAVMCVAGLFFIPVAGLTGFHVVLVARGRTTNEQVTGKFRGGVNPFTNGCLRNVSHVLCSSQAPRYLGRKRKAQTVSIQPPFLRPQFTEAQLAAKVLDNGIQGDLHRSKSSLMESQSADAEPPPPPKPELRYPGLSRGPAGHSEESSLLNKAPPTPTMFKYRPTYSSPAKNHTALTHAYANQSSQQPGYRSEPSLDGHEGGGVERSGPERTGGGPGGPPGSGITGYSLGGRSYPSFSDPPVLAGGASRSSSVRSSHNAPPSEATTSTSYKSLANQTPPPAPRNGSLSYDSLLTPSESPDFESAVPEVSLGRPRTPVGYSSPFLSAQIAQQREAELHQPCASSTALLASPQHAGYLRGFTSSPPAPPERERERQLHDSQPPHHHHHHHHHHHHHHRPPRFSRPPLLSDSGPSQPSYPYRTRSTDTPLPNTTHPPHSPHPPPLGKSLSYSSAAAAEMQYRLVRKASASVGGGGIQAPKDEIQMKSYSRTNGQPKPFSTPLSPSNPVSVSTRPGQAYSSAGSSQSPAHKPGGGVKKVTGVGGTTYEISV from the exons ATGCCGAGTGGCAGCATGAGTGGGGGTCTGTCTGGACCCACTTCCCCACCCCACCCCACTGTCCCATCCAGACGTCTCCGGCCTAGTCGCTACGTGCCGGTCTCTGCGGCCACGGCCTTCTTGGTTGGATCAACCACCCTCTTCTTCTGCTTCAC GTGCCCTTGGCTTTCGGAGCAGTTTTCCGCCGCTGTGCCGATATACAATGGCATTATGTTTCTGTTTGTTCTGGCCAACTTCTGTATGGCCACCTTTATGGATCCTGGCATCTTCCCTAGAG ctgAGGAAGATGAGGATAAAGAGGATGATTTCCGTGCTCCTCTTTACAAGACTGTGGAGATTAGAGGCATTCAAGTCCGGATGAAGTGGTGCTCCACCTGCCGTTTCTATAGACCTCCGCGTTGCTCACACTGCTCAGTGTGTGACAACTGTGTGGag GATTTTGATCATCACTGTCCGTGGGTCAACAACTGTATCGGCCGGAGGAACTACCGCTACTTCTTCCTGTTCCTGGTCTCTTTGACGGCTCACATAATGGGAGTGTTTGGCTTCGGCCTGCTTTATATTCTCTACCACACCCAGCAGCTGGACAGAGTGCATTCGGCTGTCAC TATGGCTGTCATGTGTGTCGCTGGGCTTTTTTTCATCCCAGTAGCAGGTCTAACTGGTTTCCATGTCGTTTTGGTGGCAAGAGGCAGGACCACCAATGAGCAG GTAACAGGGAAGTTCAGGGGAGGCGTGAACCCCTTCACAAACGGCTGCTTGAGGAACGTCTCACACGTTCTGTGTAGCTCACAGGCACCCAG GTATCTGGGTAGAAAGAGGAAGGCTCAGACAGTGTCTATTCAGCCTCCCTTCCTCCGACCGCAGTTTACTGAGGCTCAGCTGGCAGCCAAGGTCCTCGACAACGGAATCCAAGGAGACCTTCACCGG TCTAAGAGCAGTTTGATGGAGAGTCAGTCTGCGGACGCCGAGCCTCCGCCTCCACCCAAACCAGAGCTCAGATACCCTGGGCTGTCCCGAGGACCTGCCGGACACTCTGAGG AGAGTAGTCTGTTGAATAAAGCCCCGCCCACCCCCACCATGTTCAAGTACAGGCCCACATACAGCAGTCCGGCCAAGAACCACACTGCCCTCACACATGCCTACGCCAACCAG TCCAGTCAGCAGCCAGGCTATCGCTCTGAGCCCAGTCTGGATGGGCACGAGGGGGGTGGAGTTGAACGAAGCGGGCCAGAGCGAACAGGTGGGGGTCCCGGAGGACCTCCAGGCTCAGGGATCACAGGATACTCTCTAGGAGGGCGTTCATATCCCTCCTTCTCTGATCCCCCAGTTCTTGCCGGAGGGGCCTCGCGGTCCTCTAGTGTTCGCTCTTCTCACAATGCCCCACCATCTGAAGCTACCACCTCCACCAGCTACAAGAGCTTAGCCAATCAGACGCCACCACCGGCTCCTAGGAACGGCAGTCTGTCATACGATAGTCTACTCACCCCTTCCGAAAGCCCAGATTTTGAGTCGGCAGTGCCAGAGGTGTCACTAGGGCGTCCGCGCACACCTGTTGGATACAGTTCGCCTTTCCTGTCGGCACAGATCGCCCAGCAGCGAGAGGCGGAGCTCCACCAGCCGTGTGCCTCCAGCACCGCCCTCCTTGCCTCCCCACAACACGCCGGCTATCTACGTGGCTTCACCTCCTCGCCTCCCGCTCCACCTGAACGAGAGCGGGAACGCCAGCTGCACGACTCTCAACCAccccaccaccatcatcatcaccaccaccatcatcaccatcaccatcggCCGCCCCGCTTCTCTCGACCCCCTCTGCTCTCTGACTCGGGCCCATCTCAGCCCTCATATCCGTACCGCACTCGCTCCACTGACACGCCTCTGCCGAACACCACCCACCCTCCACACTCGCCCCACCCCCCGCCGCTGGGGAAGTCTCTGTCTTACTCTAGCGCTGCTGCTGCAGAGATGCAGTACCGCCTGGTCCGCAAAGCCTCGGCCTCGGTCGGGGGAGGGGGCATACAGGCGCCAAA GGACGAGATTCAGATGAAGTCGTATAGTCGGACAAATGGGCAGCCAAAACCTTTTTCCACCCCCTTGTCCCCCTCTAATCCTGTCAGCGTGTCCACTCGGCCAGGACAGGCGTATTCCAGTGCTGGCTCTTCTCAGAGCCCCGCCCACAAGCCTGGAGGCGGAGTGAAGAAGGTGACGGGTGTTGGTGGGACCACTTACGAGATATCGGTGTGA
- the LOC128017122 gene encoding palmitoyltransferase ZDHHC5-A isoform X1: MPSGSMSGGLSGPTSPPHPTVPSRRLRPSRYVPVSAATAFLVGSTTLFFCFTCPWLSEQFSAAVPIYNGIMFLFVLANFCMATFMDPGIFPRAEEDEDKEDDFRAPLYKTVEIRGIQVRMKWCSTCRFYRPPRCSHCSVCDNCVEDFDHHCPWVNNCIGRRNYRYFFLFLVSLTAHIMGVFGFGLLYILYHTQQLDRVHSAVTMAVMCVAGLFFIPVAGLTGFHVVLVARGRTTNEQVTGKFRGGVNPFTNGCLRNVSHVLCSSQAPRYLGRKRKAQTVSIQPPFLRPQFTEAQLAAKVLDNGIQGDLHRSKSSLMESQSADAEPPPPPKPELRYPGLSRGPAGHSEESSLLNKAPPTPTMFKYRPTYSSPAKNHTALTHAYANQMSRGESLKESSSSLLQSSQQPGYRSEPSLDGHEGGGVERSGPERTGGGPGGPPGSGITGYSLGGRSYPSFSDPPVLAGGASRSSSVRSSHNAPPSEATTSTSYKSLANQTPPPAPRNGSLSYDSLLTPSESPDFESAVPEVSLGRPRTPVGYSSPFLSAQIAQQREAELHQPCASSTALLASPQHAGYLRGFTSSPPAPPERERERQLHDSQPPHHHHHHHHHHHHHHRPPRFSRPPLLSDSGPSQPSYPYRTRSTDTPLPNTTHPPHSPHPPPLGKSLSYSSAAAAEMQYRLVRKASASVGGGGIQAPKDEIQMKSYSRTNGQPKPFSTPLSPSNPVSVSTRPGQAYSSAGSSQSPAHKPGGGVKKVTGVGGTTYEISV, translated from the exons ATGCCGAGTGGCAGCATGAGTGGGGGTCTGTCTGGACCCACTTCCCCACCCCACCCCACTGTCCCATCCAGACGTCTCCGGCCTAGTCGCTACGTGCCGGTCTCTGCGGCCACGGCCTTCTTGGTTGGATCAACCACCCTCTTCTTCTGCTTCAC GTGCCCTTGGCTTTCGGAGCAGTTTTCCGCCGCTGTGCCGATATACAATGGCATTATGTTTCTGTTTGTTCTGGCCAACTTCTGTATGGCCACCTTTATGGATCCTGGCATCTTCCCTAGAG ctgAGGAAGATGAGGATAAAGAGGATGATTTCCGTGCTCCTCTTTACAAGACTGTGGAGATTAGAGGCATTCAAGTCCGGATGAAGTGGTGCTCCACCTGCCGTTTCTATAGACCTCCGCGTTGCTCACACTGCTCAGTGTGTGACAACTGTGTGGag GATTTTGATCATCACTGTCCGTGGGTCAACAACTGTATCGGCCGGAGGAACTACCGCTACTTCTTCCTGTTCCTGGTCTCTTTGACGGCTCACATAATGGGAGTGTTTGGCTTCGGCCTGCTTTATATTCTCTACCACACCCAGCAGCTGGACAGAGTGCATTCGGCTGTCAC TATGGCTGTCATGTGTGTCGCTGGGCTTTTTTTCATCCCAGTAGCAGGTCTAACTGGTTTCCATGTCGTTTTGGTGGCAAGAGGCAGGACCACCAATGAGCAG GTAACAGGGAAGTTCAGGGGAGGCGTGAACCCCTTCACAAACGGCTGCTTGAGGAACGTCTCACACGTTCTGTGTAGCTCACAGGCACCCAG GTATCTGGGTAGAAAGAGGAAGGCTCAGACAGTGTCTATTCAGCCTCCCTTCCTCCGACCGCAGTTTACTGAGGCTCAGCTGGCAGCCAAGGTCCTCGACAACGGAATCCAAGGAGACCTTCACCGG TCTAAGAGCAGTTTGATGGAGAGTCAGTCTGCGGACGCCGAGCCTCCGCCTCCACCCAAACCAGAGCTCAGATACCCTGGGCTGTCCCGAGGACCTGCCGGACACTCTGAGG AGAGTAGTCTGTTGAATAAAGCCCCGCCCACCCCCACCATGTTCAAGTACAGGCCCACATACAGCAGTCCGGCCAAGAACCACACTGCCCTCACACATGCCTACGCCAACCAG atgAGTCGTGGGGAGAGTCTTAAAGAgtcctcttcctctctcctccAGTCCAGTCAGCAGCCAGGCTATCGCTCTGAGCCCAGTCTGGATGGGCACGAGGGGGGTGGAGTTGAACGAAGCGGGCCAGAGCGAACAGGTGGGGGTCCCGGAGGACCTCCAGGCTCAGGGATCACAGGATACTCTCTAGGAGGGCGTTCATATCCCTCCTTCTCTGATCCCCCAGTTCTTGCCGGAGGGGCCTCGCGGTCCTCTAGTGTTCGCTCTTCTCACAATGCCCCACCATCTGAAGCTACCACCTCCACCAGCTACAAGAGCTTAGCCAATCAGACGCCACCACCGGCTCCTAGGAACGGCAGTCTGTCATACGATAGTCTACTCACCCCTTCCGAAAGCCCAGATTTTGAGTCGGCAGTGCCAGAGGTGTCACTAGGGCGTCCGCGCACACCTGTTGGATACAGTTCGCCTTTCCTGTCGGCACAGATCGCCCAGCAGCGAGAGGCGGAGCTCCACCAGCCGTGTGCCTCCAGCACCGCCCTCCTTGCCTCCCCACAACACGCCGGCTATCTACGTGGCTTCACCTCCTCGCCTCCCGCTCCACCTGAACGAGAGCGGGAACGCCAGCTGCACGACTCTCAACCAccccaccaccatcatcatcaccaccaccatcatcaccatcaccatcggCCGCCCCGCTTCTCTCGACCCCCTCTGCTCTCTGACTCGGGCCCATCTCAGCCCTCATATCCGTACCGCACTCGCTCCACTGACACGCCTCTGCCGAACACCACCCACCCTCCACACTCGCCCCACCCCCCGCCGCTGGGGAAGTCTCTGTCTTACTCTAGCGCTGCTGCTGCAGAGATGCAGTACCGCCTGGTCCGCAAAGCCTCGGCCTCGGTCGGGGGAGGGGGCATACAGGCGCCAAA GGACGAGATTCAGATGAAGTCGTATAGTCGGACAAATGGGCAGCCAAAACCTTTTTCCACCCCCTTGTCCCCCTCTAATCCTGTCAGCGTGTCCACTCGGCCAGGACAGGCGTATTCCAGTGCTGGCTCTTCTCAGAGCCCCGCCCACAAGCCTGGAGGCGGAGTGAAGAAGGTGACGGGTGTTGGTGGGACCACTTACGAGATATCGGTGTGA